In Notolabrus celidotus isolate fNotCel1 chromosome 8, fNotCel1.pri, whole genome shotgun sequence, a genomic segment contains:
- the LOC117817845 gene encoding heterogeneous nuclear ribonucleoprotein A0-like: protein MSDQLCKLFVGGLNVDTDDDGLRKHFEQFGTLTDCVVVVNKQLQRSRCFGFVTYSTPEEADAAMRARPHTVDGSDVEVKRAVAREDANKPEALAKVKKIFVGGLKDDIEEEHLNEYFSQYGQVEKAEVISEKETGKKRGFGFVYFADHDAADKAVVVKFHTVNGHKVEVKKALTKQEMQAAGRGGMPPRGRGRGMRGNQNGYSTRDYGGNYGSYGNGGGYGNCGGGYGGYGGPYGGGGYGEQSSGYGGGNGYNEFGSGYGQHSSGYGPMKTNFGGPRNTAPYARGGGGGGGGYPRGGGGGYGGY from the coding sequence atGTCTGACCAGCTTTGCAAACTTTTTGTCGGCGGCCTAAACGTGGACACCGACGACGATGGTCTGCGGAAGCATTTCGAGCAGTTCGGTACGCTAACCGACTGTGTCGTGGTGGTGAACAAGCAGCTCCAGCGGTCCCGTTGTTTCGGCTTCGTGACCTACTCCACGCCGGAGGAAGCCGACGCAGCCATGAGAGCTAGGCCGCACACCGTCGACGGCAGCGACGTCGAAGTGAAGCGGGCCGTAGCCAGGGAAGATGCGAACAAGCCAGAGGCGCTCGCAAAGGTGAAGAAAATCTTTGTCGGAGGCCTGAAAGACGACATCGAAGAAGAACACCTGAATGAGTATTTCTCTCAGTACGGCCAGGTCGAGAAGGCCGAAGTCATCTCCGAGAAGGAGACCGGGAAGAAGAGGGGATTCGGCTTTGTCTACTTCGCTGATCACGATGCAGCCGACAAGGCGGTTGTGGTTAAATTTCACACCGTGAATGGACACAAAGTTGAGGTGAAGAAAGCCCTGACAAAGCAGGAGATGCAGGCAGCCGGTAGAGGGGGGATGCCACCAAGAGGACGCGGCAGAGGCATGAGGGGAAATCAAAATGGCTACAGCACTAGGGACTATGGGGGAAACTACGGCAGCTACGGAAATGGCGGAGGCTACGGAAACTGTGGCGGCGGCTACGGTGGTTATGGCGGACCATACGGAGGTGGTGGTTATGGAGAACAGAGCAGCGGCTACGGGGGTGGAAATGGCTACAACGAGTTCGGCAGCGGGTATGGTCAGCATTCATCCGGGTATGGTCCAATGAAGACGAACTTCGGAGGCCCGAGAAACACTGCTCCCTACGCCAGAGGCGGCGGCGGAGGTGGTGGCGGCTACCCAAGGGGTGGTGGAGGAGGCTACGGCGGCTATTAA